Genomic DNA from Azospirillum brasilense:
CGAACGACGTGCTGGTGCATGGCCGCAAGCTGTCCGGCATCCTGCTCGAGTCGGAGGCCGCGGCCGGGGGAGGGATCTCCTGGCTGGTCCTCGGCGTCGGCATCAACCTGCGGCATTTTCCCGAGGGCACGGATTACGCGGCGACCTCGCTGGCGGCGGAAGGTGCGCCGGCGCTCCAGCCCGCGGCTCTGCTGGAAATCTATGCGGAGCAGTTGGCGCGCTGGTATGGGCTGTGGACGGAGCATGGCTTCGGCCCGGTGCGCGCCGCTTGGTTGAAGCGGGCGCGGGGTCTGGGCGAGCCCATTGTCGTCCGTCTGCCGGACCGCACGCTGACCGGCACCTTCGCCGATCTGGACAGCGACGGCGTTCTGTTGCTTGATCGGGATGACGGGGCGGGGCGCCAGCGCATCGCCGCCGGAGACGTGTTTTTCCCACCCGCGGTGGAGACCTGAGAGATGCTGCTCGCCATCGACGCCGGAAACACCAACGTGGTGTTCGCGATCTATGAGGGCGACCAACAGCGCGGCCTGTGGCGCACGGCGACCGACAAGAAGCGCACCGCCGACGAATACATGGTGTGGGTGACCCACCTGATGGCGCTGAAGGGGCTGGGCCCGGCGGACATCGACAGCGCCATCATCGCCAGCGTGGTGCCCGGCGCCACCTTCAACCTGAAGCGCCTGTGCAAGGATCATTTCGGCTGCGAGCCGCTGGTGGTCGGCCAGCCCGGGGTCGATCTCGGCACCCGCGCGCTGGTGGACCGGCCCGACGAGGTCGGCGCCGACCGGCTGGTCAACACGGTGGCGGCGGCCGCCACCTACAAGACGCCGCTGATCGTCATCGACTTCGGCACGGCGACGACCTTCGACGTGGTCGACCGCGACGGCAACTACCGCGGCGGCGTCATCGCGCCGGGCCTGAACCTGTCGCTGGAGGCGCTGCAGATGGCGGCGAGCAAGCTGCCCCGCGTCGAGATCCAGCAACCGGGCCACGTCATCGGCACAAACACCGTCGAATGCATGCAGTCCGGCGTCTTCTGGGGCTATGTCGGCCTGATCGAAGGGCTGGTCAACCGCATCCGGGCGGAGTACGGCGAGCCGATGACGGTCGTCGCGACCGGAGGGCTGGGTGTGCTTTTCGCCAAGGCAACCCATGTAATCGAACACACCGACGGCGAACTCACGCTGCGCGGCCTCCTCCTGATCCACAAGCGCAACACGGCCCAATGACCCATCCCGACTCCGCTCCCTCCGTCCACCCGGTCGAGGGAGACGGCGACCTGTTCGCTCCCGAGGACGACGCGCTCTACTTCCTGCCGCTGGGCGGTTCGGGCGAGATCGGCATGAACCTCAACCTCTACGGCCATCGCGGCAAGTGGTTGATGGTGGATCTCGGCATCTCCTTCGCGGACGACACGATGCCGGGGCTGGACGTCATCATGCCGGACCCCGCCTTCATCGCGGAGCGTCGGCACGACCTTGTGGGCATCGTGGTGACGCACGCGCACGAGGATCACCTGGGGGCCATCCAGTATCTGTGGCCGCAACTCCGCGTGCCCGTCTACTGCACGCCTTTCACCGCCGCCGTCCTGCGCGCCAAGCTGCACGAGCGCGGGCTGGCCGGGGTGGTGCCGGTGCACGAGGTGGCGCTGGGCAGCACCATCGAGGTCGGCCCCTTCTCCGTCGAGTATGTGACGGTCACCCATTCCATTCCCGAGCCGAACGCCCTGGCGATCCGCACCGCCGCCGGCACTGTGCTGCACACCGGCGACTGGAAGCTCGATCCCGAACCGCTGGTGGGGGAGGCGGCCGACGAGGAGCGGCTGCGCGCCATCGGCGACGAGGGCGTGCTGGCACTGATCGGGGACAGCACGAACGCTCTGGTGCCAGGCAGTTCCGGGTCGGAAGGGAGCGTGCGCAAGACGCTGACTGAGCTGATCGGGCAGTTTCCCGATGTGCGCGTCGCGGTGAGCTGCTTCGCCACCAACGTCGCGCGGCTGGAGAGCATCGCCCACGCCGCGGCGGCGCACGGGCGCCACGTCGCTCTGGTCGGGCGGTCGATGTGGCGGATCAACGAGGCCGCGCGCTCCAACGGCTACCTCGCCGACCTGCCGGCCTTTCTGACCGAGCATGACGCCAACTACGTGCCGCGCGACAAGCTGGTGCTGGTGTGCACCGGCAGCCAGGGGGAGCCGCGCTCCGCGCTCGCCCGCATCGCGTCGGACGACCATCCCCAGGTGTCGCTGCAGCGCGGCGATGTGGTGGTCTTCTCCTCCCGCGAGATCCCAGGCAACGAGCGGGCCATCGGCCGCATGCAGAACCTGCTGGTCAGTCAGGGCATCCGCATCGTCACCGCCGACGAGGCGCCGGTCCACGTCTCCGGCCACCCGGCGCAGGATGAGCTGGTCCGCATGTACCAGTGGGTGCGCCCGCGCATCGCCATGCCGGTCCACGGCGAGCAGCGCCACCAGCTGGAGCACGCCAAGCTGGCCCGCGCCTGCCAAGTGCCCGAGGCGCTGGTCCCCTGCAACGGCGACCTGATCCGGCTGGCGCCCGACGCGCCGCCGCGGGTGGTGGCCCAGGTCCGGGCGGGCCGCATGGCGCTGGACGGAAAGCGGCTGATCCCGCTCGACACCGGGCTGATGCGGGCGCGCCACCGGATGGTCCACAATGGCGCCGCCGTGGTCACGCTGGTGATGAACGGGAAGGGCGAGCTGGTGACCGCGCCACAGATCGCGGTGATGGGGCTGCTCGACGACTCGGCTGACCGCGACATGCTGCTCGACGTGGTGGACGCGGTGCGCGAGGCCGTCGCCGAGATGCCGAAATCGGCCCGCGCCGACGACGAGCAGGTGCGCGCCGCCGCCCGCATCGCCGTCCGCCGCTGCTTCAACGCGACGCACGGCAAGAAGCCGGTGACGGACGTTCATCTGGTCCGTGTATAAGCGAATCCGACTTTACGCCTTTCGGGAGGACCCATGATCGGGAAGCTGAACCACGTCGCCATCGTGGTGCCGGATCTGACGGCGGCGACGGCGCTCTACCGCGACACGCTGGGCGCGGCGGTGTCCCAACCGATGGACCTGCCGCCGCACGGCGTCACCGTCGTCTTCGTCACGCTGCCCAACACGAAGATCGAGTTGCTCCACCCCTTCGGCGAAAAGTCGCCGATCGCCGGCTTCCTGGAAAAGAACCCGTCGGGCGGCATCCACCACATCTGCTACGAGGTGGACGACATCCTGGCCGCCCGCGACCGGATGAAGGCGCAGGGCGCCCGCGTTCTGGGCGACGGCGAGCCGAAGATCGGCGCCCACGACAAGCCGGTTCTGTTCCTGCATCCCAAGGACTTCTGCGGAACCTTGGTCGAGCTGGAGCAGGCCTGAGACGGAGGGAGGCTGCGATGGGCTGGGTGACGGGCATCAGCGTCTATGTGGTCGTCTGGTGGGTGGTGCTGTTCGCGGTGCTGCCCTGGGGCGTGCGCACCCCGGCCCAGCCCGAGCCGGGCATGGCGAGCAGCGCCCCGGAACGCCCGCGCATCCTCCTGAAATTCGCCGCCACGACCCTGGTCGCGGCGGTGGTGTGGCTGGTCATCTTCGGCATCGTGCAGTCGGACCTGATTTCCTTCCGCGAGATGGCCAAGCCGCACTGATCCCCCTCCTGGATGGAGCCTTCGCGTGAGCCTGACCTATTGCGACGCGGCACCCGGCCACGCGCATCACGGCCCCTACCATGACACCGAGTACGGATTCCCCAGCGCCGACGACCGGGTGTTGTTCGAGCGGCTGATTCTGGAAATCAATCAGGCGGGCCTGTCCTGGTTGACCATTCTGAAGAAGCGCGAGGCCTTTCGCGCCGCTTTCGACGGTTTCGACATCGACCGCGTCGCCGCCTACGGCGAGGCGGAGCGGGAACGGCTCCTCGCCGATCCGGGGATCATCCGCAACCGGCTGAAGATCGACGCCGCCATCGAGAACGCCCGGCGGATCGTGGCCTTGCGAGTCTCGCACGGGTCCTTCGACGGCTGGCTGCGCGCCCATCACCCCCTGGGCAAGGCGGATTGGGTCCGGCTGTTCAAGCGCAGCTTCCGCTTCACCGGCGGCGAAATCACCGGCGAATTCCTGATGAGTCTCGGCTACCTGCCGGGCGCGCATCAGCCCCATTGCCCGGTCTGGTCCCAAATCGCCACGCTCGATCCGCCTTGGATGGCCGCCGTTCGGCAGGGGTTCACAGGATACGACGCTCAAAGAACGGGCGTAACGCAGCCCACGACGTAATCAACCGCCCATGTCTTGGGCGAAATCCGCGAATTCTTCGCCGACGACTTGGAATGGTCAAAAATCAGTCTTGTCATCAGGTGGGGTCGGGTTCAATGTACTTGGTGTGACGAGAGGGGTTCTTCCCTCTTTTCCGACGCCTGGTGGCGATTCCTCCCTAAACCTCGGGCCGCGCCGCGATCGCCGCGCGGTCCTTTTTTCGTCCGGGGCCGCTCACGATGCCCGCGCCGGCGTTCGTCCGTAGGCAGACGGAACGTTGTGCTTCGGTACAGAATGAATTAACCCTTTGCGGGTATAGCTCATCCAACTGTGCAGGAGGCGGGCGAGCGTCCGTTCCGGCTTTGGATTCACATGCGGCGGCGTTCGCAGCCGGAATTTGCGGCCGTCAGCGGGGAGAACGATGCCGAGGCGCCGATGACCGCGGGTGATAACGAGAAGTTCGAGCAGTTCGCGGCCATTCTGACCACCGAGCTGCTTGACCGCACCCGCAAAAGTCTTGAATTGCTGACCCCCGAAGAGCAGCCGGCGGCCAAGCTCCCCTTTGCCCTGACCCCGTCCTTTCAAGAAATCTACGCCGAGCTGGTGCGCGTCGGGATCTTCCCGGTCCTGCTCAGCCGCCGTCCTGTGCGGGCCATCGTCGGCGACGTGGATTGGCCGCGGGACGGGCGCGACTATCTGCTCACTGTGCTCGACGACCGCTCCAACGCCGTCTTCACCGCCTGGGACTACGCCTGGGACGCGTTGTGGGACGAGCGGAAGGTGGGGGCCGACAGCGGCTCGTCGGCGCCGGCCAAGAAGAAGGGATTCTTCGCCTCGCTGTTCGGTCGCAAGGCGGACAAGCCGGAACGGAAGGCCAGCGAGCAGGGCGCGGAGGGCGATGTCATGGCCGGCCTTTACACCATGCTGAACGAGCAGGCCGAGCGTCGCGGCTACCTGCCGCTGTTCCACGACGACATCAAGGTGTTGAAGGGGCTGATCCGCGTCAAGCCGGCGCGCATCTTCCAGGCTTGGAAGGAGATCAACCAGTACCATCACCAGGAATTCTATCTGTCGGGCCAGGACCAAGCCAAGCCGGGGGTGACCTCGGACTGCCTGCAGAAATGGCATTACAACCTGCCGGACCGGATCGGCGAGTTCCTGGTGCTGAAGGCGGCCGTCGACATGGAATTCGTGAACAAGCCCTTCCTCGGCAAGTACATCCGCCAGTCGGCCCGCACCCAGGAGGAGGCCGAGAAGGGCATGCCCTATCTCGCCACCTACTGGAAGTCCATGAAGCAATCCGCCGCCGCCCAAGGCTGAGGTCCGCCATGATCCGCCGTTCCGCCTTGTCCCTCGCCGCTCTGCTGGCGCTGTCCGGTGAGGCGGCGGCGCAGCCGGTCGACCTGTCCGCCTGCCAGTTCCTGACCGCCCACCGGCCGGCGGCCGGGGTGGAGTACACCCCGGGCGTGGACGTGACCGGCAAGGCGGTGGCCCCCGCCGATCTGCCGGGCTCCGCCGGCGCCGCGCCGCCGCTGGAGCGCTTCGACATCCCTGTGACCGTGGATTTCGCCCGCCGCATGGGCTTCCCGGTGCCGCAGGGAGCGGCGGCGCCGGGCGTCGAGGTCGGCTATCTGACCTGGTACGCCAACCGGCTCTACTTCAACGGCCAGCCGATCGGCGCGCCGAGCGAGGCCGAGGTCTACGCCTATTGCCGCACCGTCCGATAGGGCGGTCCGCCCGTCGATGCACGCCGTGACGATGGACAAGCGCGCGGTGGCTTCCTAAAGTCCCTGTCCCTGTTGCGGCCCGGCGCACCGCCGGACGAATCCCCTCGAAACCGAGAGCAGAGCCATGCGGCTGTCCACCTTCTTCCTGCCGACCCTCAAGGAGACCCCGACCGAGGCGCAGATCGTCTCGCACCGCCTGATGCTGCGGGCCGGGATGATCCGCCAGACCAGCGCCGGCATCTACGCCTGGCTGCCGCTGGGCCACCGGGTCCTGAAGAAGATCGAGCAGATCGTCCGCGAGGAGCAGGACGCCGCCGGCGCCCAGGAGCTGCTGATGCCGACCATCCAGTCGGCGGAGCTGTGGAAGGAAAGCGGTCGCTACGACGACTACGGCAAGGAGATGCTGCGCATCACCGACCGTCACGACCGCGAGATGCTGTTCGGTCCCACGAACGAGGAGATGATCACCGACATCTTCCGCGCCTTCGTGAAGAGCTACCGCCAGCTTCCGCTGAACCTCTACCACATCCAGTGGAAGTTCCGGGACGAGATCCGTCCGCGCTTCGGCGTGATGCGCGGGCGCGAGTTCCTGATGAAGGACGCCTACAGCTTCGACATCGACGCGGCCAGCGCCCGGCGCTCCTACCAGAAGATGTTCCTGGCCTATCTGCGCACCTTCGCCCGCATGGGGCTCAAGGCGATCCCGATGCGCGCCGACACCGGCCCCATCGGCGGCGACCTCAGCCACGAGTTCATCATCCTGGCCGAGACCGGCGAGAGCGGCGTCTTCTGCCACAAGGATTGGCTGACCCTGGACGTGCTGCAGAACGCCCCGGGCTTCGACGAGGACCTGCAGCCCTTCTTCGACACCTACACCTCGATCTACGCGGCGACCGACGAAAAGCACGAGCCCGGCAACTGCCCGGTCGCGGAGTCGGATCTGGTGTCGGCCCGCGGCATCGAGGTCGGCCACATCTTCAACTTCGGCACCAAATACTCCAAGCCGATGAACGCCGTCGTCGCCGGTCCGGGCGGCGAGCCGGTCCCGGTGGAGATGGGTTCCTACGGCATCGGCGTGTCGCGCCTGATGGGCGCCATCATCGAGGCCAGCCACGACGACAACGGCATCATCTGGCCGGACGCCGTGGCGCCCTTCAACGTCGGGCTCGTCAACCTGAAGGTCGGCGACGCCGAGACCGACCGCGTCTGCCAGGAACTGTACTACAAGCTCCGCGCCAACGGGCTGGACGTGCTGTACGACGACCGCGACGAGCGTCCGGGCGTGAAGTTCGCTGACATGGACCTGATCGGCCTGCCGTGGCAGCTCGTCGTCGGACCGCGCGGCCTGAAGAACGGCGTGGTCGAGCTGAAGCGCCGCGCCACCGGCGAGAAGCAGGAGCTGTCGGTGGACAGCGCTCTGGAGAAGCTCTCGGCGTAACACCGTGGGGCGGGGGAGCGGGCGCCTTGGAAGGTCGCTGGAAGGTCGCCCTTTTCCTGCCACGGTTAAGCACTTATGTTGCGGGGCGGCGGACTGGTTGCGGTCCGCCGCCTTTTGCTTTTGCCGGGCCTTTGTCGCCCGCCCTTCGCTCATCGGGAGCCGCATGATCTTCTCCGCCTTCGAACGCATGGTCGCGATGCGCTATCTGCGGGCGCGCCGCCAGGAAGGGTTCATCTCGGTCATCGCGGGATTCTCGCTGCTGGGCATCGCGCTCGGCGTGGCGACGCTGATCATCGTGATGTCGGTGATGAACGGCTTCCGGGCGGAGCTTCTGGGCCGCGTGCTCGGCTTGAACGGCCACCTCAACGTCTACAGCAGCCGCGGCGGCCCGCTGCCCGATTACGACCCGCTGGTGCAGCGCCTCCAGGGCGTGCCCGGCGTCGTCGGCGTGACCCCGACGGTCGAGGGGCAGGCGCTGGTGTCGGTGCGCGGCGTCGCCTCCGGCGCGGTGGTGCGCGGCGTGCGGCCGGAGGATTTCCGGGTGCGCCCGACGCTGTCGCGCAACATCGTGCGCGGCACGGCGGAGGCCTTCGGCGAGGACAACATCGCCATCGGCATCCGCATGGCGCAGCGGCTGGGTCTGGCGGTCGGCGACCAGCTCACCCTGATCGCGCCGCAGGGCAACGTCACCGCCTTCGGCACCGTGCCGCGGATGCGCAGCTTCACCATCGGCGCCGTGTTCGACGTCGGCATGTTCGAGTACGACAACAGCTTCATCTTCCTGCCCCTGCCGGAGGCGCAGGCCTTCTTCCGCACGGGCGAGGCGGTGACCTCGCTGGAGGTCTTCGTCAGCGACCCGACCCAGATCCGGGCGGCGCGCGACGCCATCCAGTCGGCGGTGGCCGGGGTGGGGCGCGTGGTCGACTGGCAGCAGTCGAACGCCAGCTTCTTCACCGCGCTCCAGGTCGAGCGCAACGTGATGTTCCTGATCCTCTCGCTGATCATCACGGTGGCCGCCTTCAACATCATCTCCAGCCTGATCATGCTGGTGAAGGACAAGGGGCGGGACATCGCCATCCTGCGCACCATGGGCGCCACCCGCGGCATGATCATGCGCATCTTCTTCCTGTCCGGCGCCTCGGTGGGGGTGGCTGGGACGCTGGTGGGGGTGGCGCTGGGCGTGTCCTTCGCGCTGAACATCGAGACGATCCGCCAGGGCATCCAGGCGCTGACCGGCACCAACCTGTTCAACGCCGAGATCTATTTCCTGTCGCAACTGCCGGCAAAGATCGACTGGTCGGAGGTGGTCCAGGTCACCCTGATGGCGCTGGGCCTGTCCTTCGCCGCGACCATCTACCCGTCCTGGCGGGCGGCGCGTCTCGATCCGGTGGAGGCCCTGCGCTATGAGTGAGCCGATGCTGGAACTGTCGGGGATCGTCCGCACCTTTGAGCAGGCGGGGACCGAGCTTCAGGTGCTGCGCGGGGCGGAATTGACCGTCCACGCCGGCGAACTGGTCGCCCTGGTCGGCCCGTCGGGCGCCGGCAAATCGACCTTGCTGCACATCGCCGGCCTGCTGGAGCGGCCGACTGCCGGCACCGTGCGGATCGCCGGGACCGACGTGTCCGCCCTGGACGACGGCAAGCGGACGGAGGTGCGCCGCCGCTCGGTCGGCTTCGTCTACCAGTTCCACCACCTGCTGCCGGAATTCTCCGCGCTGGAGAACATCGTGCTGCCGCAGATGATCAACGGCGTTCCGAAGCGCACCGCCCGCGAGCGCGCCCTGGAACTGCTGTGCATGGTCGGGCTGGAGCCGCGCGCCGGCCACCGCCCGGCCCGCCTGTCGGGCGGCGAGCAGCAGCGGGTCGCCATCGCCCGCGCGCTGGCCAACGGGCCGGGCCTGCTGATCGCCGACGAGCCGACGGGCAACCTCGACCCGCACACGGCGGAGGGGGTCTTCGCCATGCTGACCACCATCGTCCGGCAGGCGAGGGTCGGCGCCCTGATCGCCACCCACAACCTGGAACTGGCGAACCGCATGGACCGGGTGTTCGAGATGAGCGACGGTCTTCTCGTGGAGCACGCCAGGGTTTGATCGGCGTCACGTCCCGCGCCGCGTGATCGGCCAAACCGCGTAAGAGTGGCATCGCCGTTCGGTGGATTGGTGATCGGTGCGTCCTGGGGCAGACTTCGCGCAACCCAACAAGGAGGGACCGGAGTCCATGGATCAGAAGATCATCGATCTGTACGACGAGTACACCCACCGGCCGCTGCCGCGCCGCGTCTTCCTGGAGCGGCTGGCGGTTCTGGCGGGCAGCGCGGCGGCCATTCCGGCGATCCTCTCCCAGATCGAGCCGAACTACGCCCTCGCCGCCGAGATTCCGGAGGACGACAGCCGGATCGCCACGGACCGGGTCACCTTCCAGGGCGCGACCGGCGACGTTCAGGCCTACCGGGCCCGGCCGAAGCTGGCGGAGCAGGCGCCGTCTGTGGTGGTGGTCCACGAGAACCGTGGCCTGAACCCCTACATCGAGGACGTGACGCGGCGGCTGGCGGTGGCCGGCTTCGTCGCCATGGCCCCGGATCTGCTGTCCCCGCTCGGCGGCACCCCGCAGGACCCCGACCGTGCCCGCGAGATGATCGGCCAGCTCGACCCCGACAAGACGGTGAACAACCTGATCGCGTCGATGAGCGACCTGATGGCCTACCGCTACTCCAACGCCAAGGTGGGGGCCATCGGCTTCTGCTGGGGCGGCGGCATGACCAACCGGCTGGCCATCAAGGCGCCGGACCTCAAGGCGGGCGTCGTCTTCTACGGCCCGTCGCCCGATCCGGCGCTCGTCACCACGATCAAGGCGCCGCTCCAGCTCCACTACGCCGGGCTGGACAACAATGTGAACGCCAAGGTCCCGGCCTATGAGGAGGCCCTGAAGAAGGGCGGCAAGTCCTACGAACTCTTCATGTACGACAACGTCAACCACGCCTTCCACAACGACACGTCGGCGGAGCGCTTCAACAAGGAGGCGGCGGACCTCGCCTGGGGCCGGTCCGTGGAGTTCCTGAAGAAGAAACTGACCTGAGCGGTCATGAGCGGTGGGTGGCGGGCCGTGCGGAGGGCAGCTTCAGCACGGCCACCGCCAGCCCGGCGAGGACGAGAAGCGCGCCCCCCATTTTCAGCGGGGTGAAGCTCTCCCCCAGGAACAGCGCGCTGGAGCTCATGCCGAAGACCGGCACCAGCAGCGAGAAGGGCGCCACGAGGCTCGCCGGGTAATGGCGCAGCAGGAAGCCCCAGGCGGCGAATCCGAACAGCGTCGCCCCGAAGGCGATGTAGGCCACCGCCCCGACGCCCAGCGGAGTCAGATGGGTCAGGGCCTGCCACGCCCGGTCCGGCCCCTCCATCCCGAGCGACAGCAGCAGCAGCGGGATCGGCGGCACCACGCTGACCCACAGCATCATGCGGAACAGGTCCGGCGCCTTGGCCTGCTTCATCAGCAGGTTCGCCACGCCCCAGGTGGCCGCAGCGGCCATGACCAGCCCCAGACCGAGCAGCGAATCGCCCGCCGGCATCTCCAGCGCGATCAGGCCGATCCCGGTGAAAGCCACCGCCATGCCCAGCACTTGTTTCGGGCCGGGCCGCTCCCCCAGCACCAGGGCGGCGAACAGGGCGGTGAAGAAGGCCTGAGATTGCAGCACCAGCGACGACAGCCCCGCCGGCATGCCGATGTCCATCCCGACGAACAGCAGCGAGAACTTCACCACGCCCAGCACCATCCCGATGCCCAGGATGAAGCGCCAGGGCACCGGCGGACCACCGCGAACCCCCAGCACGAGAAGCGGCAGCGCCGCCAGCGCGAAGCGCAGGGCGCAGAACAGGATCGGCGGAAAGTCGGCGAGGCCGACCTTGATGGCGACGAAGTTGAAGCCCCAGATCGCCGCGACGGCGACGGCAAGGCCGATGTGGGCGGTGCGCATGGGGCGGAGGCTAGAGGCGGGCAACCCGTCGGTCAATGTGGTGTCCGATGCACCCACTGCGGGTCAGACCCCCGAATCTCCTCACTTATCCGTATGCAGGATGCGGCACTCGTCCAGGGCGGCCAGCGCCCAGGAGGAACCGCCCAAATTGACGTCGCCGATCTCCGTCCCGCCGCCGTCCCGTTGCAGGGTCACCGCGCGCGACCGCATGAAGGGTTCGAACAGGTCCTCGTATTTCGGCAGCTCGACCGGGACGACCACGCCGCCGTCGGGCAGGGGGCTGGCCTCCAGCGCCATGGTCTCGCCGTCGGGGAAGATGGCGGTCAGGCGGCTTTCCGTGTCCTTGCCGGCCTGGGCGTGCTGGTCGGCGTTGACCAGCATGGCCGCTCCCTTCGCCGTCGCCCGGAAGGAGAGGGGGGAGGAGTCGTCGGTCCGCGTGGCGTAGCAATAGGCCGAGCCGGTCTTGGTGGCCGGATGCGCCCGCACGACCCAGCCCTTGTTCTGCGCGACGACGCGCCCCGGCGCGTCGGACAGGGGGGAGGCGGGCGTAACGGTCGGCGGCGGCCGGTGGGTCTGCTCCGCGGACGGCGCGGGGGCGCCGGTGGTCTGGCAAGCCGTGAGGAGCGTGGCCGCCAGCACCGCCAGGACGGCGCTGGAGCGGATGCGGCGCATGGAACGGGTCATTCTCGGGTCGTGGCTCTGCCTCTTTCGATAGCACGAACACGCATGATCGGGGAATCTTCCCTTGCCCCCGATCGGGTTGGCGCATCGCCGCATGGCCGGGCCCGCGCTTGGTCCCTTGCAGTGCGGGACGGGATGCGCGACGACTAAGGGGAGACGTCCCCCTTCGCTGGAACCGGTGCCCATCCCCGCCATGCCCCACGCCGACTTCATCCACCTGCGCGTCCATTCCGCCTATTCCCTGTCCGAGGGCGCCATCAAGGTGAAGGAGCTGGTCAAGCTCTGCCAGAAGAAGGAGATGCCGGCGGTCGCCGTGACCGACACC
This window encodes:
- a CDS encoding biotin--[acetyl-CoA-carboxylase] ligase; this translates as MTAGNEAEAARLRLPPGFRVMAFDSVGSTNDEAKAFARSGAAEGTIVWAKRQESGRGRRGRAWTSPEGNLYSSTILRPSRPPAEAAQISFVAALAIADTAAAVLPDPDGVRCKWPNDVLVHGRKLSGILLESEAAAGGGISWLVLGVGINLRHFPEGTDYAATSLAAEGAPALQPAALLEIYAEQLARWYGLWTEHGFGPVRAAWLKRARGLGEPIVVRLPDRTLTGTFADLDSDGVLLLDRDDGAGRQRIAAGDVFFPPAVET
- a CDS encoding type III pantothenate kinase, with protein sequence MLLAIDAGNTNVVFAIYEGDQQRGLWRTATDKKRTADEYMVWVTHLMALKGLGPADIDSAIIASVVPGATFNLKRLCKDHFGCEPLVVGQPGVDLGTRALVDRPDEVGADRLVNTVAAAATYKTPLIVIDFGTATTFDVVDRDGNYRGGVIAPGLNLSLEALQMAASKLPRVEIQQPGHVIGTNTVECMQSGVFWGYVGLIEGLVNRIRAEYGEPMTVVATGGLGVLFAKATHVIEHTDGELTLRGLLLIHKRNTAQ
- a CDS encoding ribonuclease J — its product is MTHPDSAPSVHPVEGDGDLFAPEDDALYFLPLGGSGEIGMNLNLYGHRGKWLMVDLGISFADDTMPGLDVIMPDPAFIAERRHDLVGIVVTHAHEDHLGAIQYLWPQLRVPVYCTPFTAAVLRAKLHERGLAGVVPVHEVALGSTIEVGPFSVEYVTVTHSIPEPNALAIRTAAGTVLHTGDWKLDPEPLVGEAADEERLRAIGDEGVLALIGDSTNALVPGSSGSEGSVRKTLTELIGQFPDVRVAVSCFATNVARLESIAHAAAAHGRHVALVGRSMWRINEAARSNGYLADLPAFLTEHDANYVPRDKLVLVCTGSQGEPRSALARIASDDHPQVSLQRGDVVVFSSREIPGNERAIGRMQNLLVSQGIRIVTADEAPVHVSGHPAQDELVRMYQWVRPRIAMPVHGEQRHQLEHAKLARACQVPEALVPCNGDLIRLAPDAPPRVVAQVRAGRMALDGKRLIPLDTGLMRARHRMVHNGAAVVTLVMNGKGELVTAPQIAVMGLLDDSADRDMLLDVVDAVREAVAEMPKSARADDEQVRAAARIAVRRCFNATHGKKPVTDVHLVRV
- the mce gene encoding methylmalonyl-CoA epimerase — encoded protein: MIGKLNHVAIVVPDLTAATALYRDTLGAAVSQPMDLPPHGVTVVFVTLPNTKIELLHPFGEKSPIAGFLEKNPSGGIHHICYEVDDILAARDRMKAQGARVLGDGEPKIGAHDKPVLFLHPKDFCGTLVELEQA
- a CDS encoding DUF1467 family protein, producing MGWVTGISVYVVVWWVVLFAVLPWGVRTPAQPEPGMASSAPERPRILLKFAATTLVAAVVWLVIFGIVQSDLISFREMAKPH
- a CDS encoding DNA-3-methyladenine glycosylase I, translated to MSLTYCDAAPGHAHHGPYHDTEYGFPSADDRVLFERLILEINQAGLSWLTILKKREAFRAAFDGFDIDRVAAYGEAERERLLADPGIIRNRLKIDAAIENARRIVALRVSHGSFDGWLRAHHPLGKADWVRLFKRSFRFTGGEITGEFLMSLGYLPGAHQPHCPVWSQIATLDPPWMAAVRQGFTGYDAQRTGVTQPTT
- the proS gene encoding proline--tRNA ligase; protein product: MRLSTFFLPTLKETPTEAQIVSHRLMLRAGMIRQTSAGIYAWLPLGHRVLKKIEQIVREEQDAAGAQELLMPTIQSAELWKESGRYDDYGKEMLRITDRHDREMLFGPTNEEMITDIFRAFVKSYRQLPLNLYHIQWKFRDEIRPRFGVMRGREFLMKDAYSFDIDAASARRSYQKMFLAYLRTFARMGLKAIPMRADTGPIGGDLSHEFIILAETGESGVFCHKDWLTLDVLQNAPGFDEDLQPFFDTYTSIYAATDEKHEPGNCPVAESDLVSARGIEVGHIFNFGTKYSKPMNAVVAGPGGEPVPVEMGSYGIGVSRLMGAIIEASHDDNGIIWPDAVAPFNVGLVNLKVGDAETDRVCQELYYKLRANGLDVLYDDRDERPGVKFADMDLIGLPWQLVVGPRGLKNGVVELKRRATGEKQELSVDSALEKLSA
- a CDS encoding lipoprotein-releasing ABC transporter permease subunit encodes the protein MIFSAFERMVAMRYLRARRQEGFISVIAGFSLLGIALGVATLIIVMSVMNGFRAELLGRVLGLNGHLNVYSSRGGPLPDYDPLVQRLQGVPGVVGVTPTVEGQALVSVRGVASGAVVRGVRPEDFRVRPTLSRNIVRGTAEAFGEDNIAIGIRMAQRLGLAVGDQLTLIAPQGNVTAFGTVPRMRSFTIGAVFDVGMFEYDNSFIFLPLPEAQAFFRTGEAVTSLEVFVSDPTQIRAARDAIQSAVAGVGRVVDWQQSNASFFTALQVERNVMFLILSLIITVAAFNIISSLIMLVKDKGRDIAILRTMGATRGMIMRIFFLSGASVGVAGTLVGVALGVSFALNIETIRQGIQALTGTNLFNAEIYFLSQLPAKIDWSEVVQVTLMALGLSFAATIYPSWRAARLDPVEALRYE
- a CDS encoding ABC transporter ATP-binding protein; its protein translation is MSEPMLELSGIVRTFEQAGTELQVLRGAELTVHAGELVALVGPSGAGKSTLLHIAGLLERPTAGTVRIAGTDVSALDDGKRTEVRRRSVGFVYQFHHLLPEFSALENIVLPQMINGVPKRTARERALELLCMVGLEPRAGHRPARLSGGEQQRVAIARALANGPGLLIADEPTGNLDPHTAEGVFAMLTTIVRQARVGALIATHNLELANRMDRVFEMSDGLLVEHARV
- a CDS encoding dienelactone hydrolase family protein, which encodes MDQKIIDLYDEYTHRPLPRRVFLERLAVLAGSAAAIPAILSQIEPNYALAAEIPEDDSRIATDRVTFQGATGDVQAYRARPKLAEQAPSVVVVHENRGLNPYIEDVTRRLAVAGFVAMAPDLLSPLGGTPQDPDRAREMIGQLDPDKTVNNLIASMSDLMAYRYSNAKVGAIGFCWGGGMTNRLAIKAPDLKAGVVFYGPSPDPALVTTIKAPLQLHYAGLDNNVNAKVPAYEEALKKGGKSYELFMYDNVNHAFHNDTSAERFNKEAADLAWGRSVEFLKKKLT